TCTTAGCACTTCCTATTATGATATTTCTTGTAAACAGATATGGGCAAGGTCAAACAGTCCCTTTTGTCCCTTTTTTGGTTTTATCGACATTTTTAGTTTACATATTTGACAGCTCTGTATTAACATATATTGAGGCTCTTTACTAATGCATGAACTAAAAAAATATATAAGAGACTCTTTATCTGTTATATTTTTATCTATTTTTATCCCTCTTTTTGCCATAGCTTCTGTAGTTTTTCTTATAAAGTTGGCTACATATACAGCTGTTATACAGCTGTCAATATGGGAGATGACAAAACTCTTTTTTTTCATAATCCCTGAACTGCTGTTTTATTCGCTTCCTATCTCTTTTTTTATAGCCGCTACCTTAACCCTGTTTAAACTCTCAAATGACAATGAGATTGTTGTGCTGTTTGCACTCGGCATAGAGCCTAAGTTTATACTAAAAACATTGCTAAAACCTGCAGCTATGCTATGTATTATTCTTTTATTTAATTTTTTCGTACTTTTTCCACATGCCAAAGTTCTATCAAAAAACTTTATTTCATATAAGACAAGTGAAGCAAAATTCAATCTCTCAGCTTCGGAATTTGGTCATAAATTTGGTGAATGGCTACTCTATATTGGAAGCGATAACGGGGATGAAAGCTACTCTGATGTTATTTTATTTAATAAAAAACAAAATGAAGAGGTTTTAATAGGGGCAAAAAAAGCAGAAATTATTAATGACTCTGGAATTTTGCGATTAAAACTGAGCGATGGGGAGGGTTACAGCTATTCGAAAGATAAGTTTACACAAATAGACTTTCAAACAATGTTTATTAACGATACAATGAAAACGAATGTTCTAGATTATAAAAAACCTGTTGAGTACTGGCTTCAAAGTGGTGCTGGTTACAAAAAAATATTTATAATAAATATTTTACTTAGTCTCTTTCCTTTGATAAGCCTGTTTTTGGTTGCAAGCATAGGAATTGTACATGTAAGACATCAAAAAGGGAAAATATATCTATACTTATTTTTGGGAATTTTAGTTTATGATGTTCTTGCTTTTGGGTTGCAGGGTAAATTTTCATACTATACTATTCCATTGTTTATTACCGCTTGGCTAGCTGCAACATATTTCATCTACAGAAAAACGATTGTTGCAAAGTTTTAGTGTTTTATGAGATGTGCTTTAACAATAGCCTATGACGGCACAAATTTTCTAGGTTCACAGACACAAAAAAGCTCTCCAAACACCATACTTGGAAATCTGGAACATGTACTTCACAAACTACATGTAGATTCAAAGATTATAGCCAGCGGAAGAACAGACAGAGGTGTCCATGCCACAGGTCAGGTTTGCCATGTTGATTTACCGGAGTTTTGGAATGACCTTGTAAAACTTAAAAAAGTTCTAAATGAGATGCTTCCAAACTCAATTGTTATCAAACATATAAAAGAGGTTGAGAGTGAGTTTCATGCCAGATATAGTGCTAAAAAAAGAGTTTATAGATACCTGATAAAACAAGGCGATAGCAATCCTTTTGAGGGTAACTATGTTACATTTGTTGATTCTATAGATTTCAATAGTGTTGAGAAAAATATAAAGCTCTTTAGAGGTGAATTTGACTTTAAATATTTTATGAAAACAGGAAGTGATGTAAACTCTACATGTAGGACTATTTACAGAGCGTTTGCTTATAAGCATAAAGGGTATATAGTCCTACATTTCGAAGGAAACGGCTTTTTAAGAAGTCAGATAAGGCTTATTGTTGGAGCACTCCTTACACTAGATGCAGATAAGATTATTCAAAAGCTACAATGCGTAGAGAATCACAAGCTTAAACCTGCTAAATGCAATGGTCTTTATTTAGCCAAAATTAAATACTAATATATTTACTTTTTCAACATACTCCATAAAATTCCGAAATATTCATGCATGGCAATTTTTGAGTCATACAGGTTGTCAATGTCGGGTGGTGTAAAATACAGGTTAACATCTCTTTTATGAAAGTCAGTAGGTGCAGCAATTGGGTTTAAGCCAAGTGATTTAAAAAGCTTTACAGATCTAGGCATATGGCTTGCCGATGTTACAAGGACAAAAGCTTCATCTCCAATCAAACTTTTCGTAAAAATAGCCTCCTCCTTTGTATCTTTTGGTTTTGGATTTACTATAATATTTTCAGACTTAACACCCAGCGCAAGAGCCAAAGAGGCATTCATCTGGGCATTGGAAACATTTGTATCCCCCTCATAACCTGTAAATATAAGTTTAGAATTTGGTGTTTGCAGATGGATTATAACACCCTCAAGCACTCGTTTACTTGCAACTTGTGATGATAATGGCTGAGATTCATCTGTGTTATGTCCGCTTCCCAATACATGTATATATTTTATTTTTTCTTTATACCAATATTTTGGATATTGGTTTTCCAAATTTTTCACTAAAAAGTTTGAAAACGGATGGTATGAAAAAAGGAGTAAAAGCCCAAGCGCAAAGCCTAGAAAAACTTTTGCAACTCTATACTTTGCATTAAACAAAAAATAAAAGCCAATAGCAAAAGCTATAAGTATCATGCCAAAAGGCTCAACAAAAAAAGTTATAAACTTCTTTAAAAAAAATCCAAATTCCATTATTCCAACACCTCATTTATATGTTTTGAGACTTCCTCATGCCAAAGAAGCTCTTTATGTGACAACCCTTCATACTCTTTGTAGAGTACCAAGTTTTTTACATATTGTTTTAAATTTCTTGTATTTTTTATATATGTTATTTCATCATCTTTGCTCGCAAAAACATAAGTCTTAGCATCTATTTTTGAGACTAATTTAGTTTTATCAAATTTATATCTCAAAATCCATGGCATATTAAAACCGTACTTCTCTTTAACAAGTAAGGCAATAGAGTCAAACGGTCCAACCATAAACAGACCTGCAACACTCATTTTACTCGCTACATAAGCAGCAACCAATGAGCCTATAGAGAAGCCTAAAACATAAAAATCACCATAATTTTTTTTAACTATTTGAGCTACTTTGAGAGAATCATCTAAGAGATTTTTTTCATTAACAACTCCACCGCTTTTTCCGTAAGAGCGGTAGTTGAAGGTGATTATTCTTACATGTGGGAACAACAATGAGAGTCTTTTAATAAGACCTACGCTGTCGTGAGAGCGTCCTGCAAAAAAAAGAAGTGTCGAATTTATACTGGGGAGTTTTCTGTACAAACTTTTTGGCTCATAGACAACACCCTCAAGCTCAACCCCATCATCTGTCTTAATACTAAGTATTTCAAAGTCATCGTCTAGCTCTTCTTCACGGTAGTAAGTTGGTGAAAACACCATAAAGTACTGCCAATGGTAAAATACAAAAGCTAAAACACCAAACGTAAAAAGTAAAAATAGAGTATATATCATTCGTAACCTTATTGAGCGGAATTATAGTATAATTCGAATAATTATTATAGGACAATTATATGCAAGCATTTGGGAAATTTTCAAGAAAAATAGATTTAGAGTATATTGTAGAGCAGTACATTTACATTCAAGAGAGTGATGAGACAATCGATTCAGAACAATTAGAGCAGATGCTTAAACACAAACGTAAAACTGTTATTGGAACTATCTTTTTATACAATCCTACAATAGCACCTATAGGGTATAAAGACAATGCAAGCTTAGATGGGCAAGGATATGAGTTTAAGGGTCAATTTGATGAGCTTGCATTTGATAAAAACTGTACTCTTTTCGCTTCGGCTATCAAAGATGGATACAGAGGCAAACTTATAGAGATCAAATATCTTTTCGGTCTTAACAAACCAAATATAGAACCAACACCTATATTAGAAGAGTTTGATGGTGATTTAGACAGATACACAAGCAATCAGCTAACTCGCTACGATAAAGAGCTTAACTATCAAGACTACCTCAATATTCGTCTTAGCGGCAAGTTTGTTTTCTTTGCTTCAGGAAACAAATATGACAGACATCACAAAAACATCATCGCCTATGCCAGAAATCTTTCTGCACAAGCTGCAAAACTTGGGAAACATATTGCGTTTATGTATGACAATAACCACGATGCTGCCGAGAGTCAAGAGGTTGCATATTTTTTACCGGCAATTGCAACTGGAAAACTTAGAGACATAAGGGCAAATTCATTCAAGAGAGCCTTTAAAACTAACCCTCCATCGATTGTGAAGACAAATTAAGCTTTATTGTAAAACAAGCGCCAATACCCTCTCCCTCTACAGCCTCTTGATTATCTACATGTAGGCTTCCTTTGTGGTGGTCTTCTACAATTGTTTTGGACATATAGAGTCCAAGCCCTGTTCCATTTTTTTCGTCTTTTGTTGAAAAATACGGATCAAATATATTTTTCATGATTTCTTCCGGTATTCCGCCGCCATTGTCGCAAATAATTAAACTTCTTTCTTTTGTGGTTATTTTAATCAGCGGTTTCTCAATACCCTTTTCTTTAAAATTGTCCTGAGCATTTTTAAATATATTCAAAACAACTTGCATAAGTTCACTGTCATAAAGTTCTATTTTTTCATTAAAATTGTAATCATAGATAATATTAATATTGTCATTATGAAGTGAACCTTCGATTATTTTTAAAGATTTTTCTACAACACTCTTGAGTGATGTGAGCACAGGCAACTTGTTTGGTTTATAAAAATTTCTAAAATCATTTATTGTAGTAGTTAGGTTTTGTGTATATATTTCAATTTTTTCAAGCTGCCCTACAAAGGAGTTTTCACACTCATCTCTCCCCTCTTTCGTCTCTAGGTTGTACTCTCCAAGTTGAATTTTAATCATCATATTCATGGACGTTGCAGAGATTGAAGAGAGCGGTTGTCTCCACTGATGGGCAATCATGCTTATCATCTCTCCCATTTGAGCCATTCTTGTCTGCTCTATAAACTTACGCTCTTGCTCTAGCTTTTCTCTTTTATATTGGTTCTCTTGAGTCACATCCTTTAAAACAAGCATAATTGTTTTTCTGTCGGGCATCAGACTCATGCTAATAATTGCATCGACAATATTATCATGATTAACAATACAGCTGCTTTGAAAATTATGGTGTGACCCTTTATAAAACACATCTTTAATATTATCTACCATCTCGTCTTTAAAATCCGCAGATATAAACTCAAGAAAAGATATCTCAAGGAGTCTGTTTTTTGAGTATCCGGTAATCTCACTCAAGGCTCTGTTTACAAAAAGAAAGTTTGTATTTTTATCAATAACTGCAATTCCGTCTGTAGTCATATTGAAAATTGTATTTAAATTTGATTTTGACTCAAGGAGTTTATTGTGCTTATTGGCAATATTTACCCCAAGATACTGAAACTCTTTTTGATCTTGAGTAGGAAATATCAAAAAATCATCATCTTTTGTATCTTGCAATTTTCTAACAATATCCTCTATCGGCAAAACTATAGATTTTGCTACAAAATAAGAGATTATAAAAAATATACCGATGAGTAACAACCCTTCAATAATAAACTCTGTTGTCTCTCTTTTTACGTAATCATAATAAGCATCCAAATTAGCCTCAACGATCATATAACCGATAGGGACATCCAACACAGAGAAGGTGTTTAAGACTATGTATTCCTCTGTATTTTTAATACTTTTCTCTTCTTCTTTCAAAAGTGCCTCAAATCTGGGGTGTACCTCATGAACAATATTGGATGATTTGTTTTTTGCTAAAATAACTCCATCTTTGTCAAGAATATATACGGAATTTATATAATCACTGTTAATGGAATCAATGCTTAGCTGAATATTTACTTTGTCTTGATTGTAAACATATGCGCTTGTATGCTCAACAAGTAAATCATTTACAATGCTATTACTGCTCTGAATAACTTCAAACGCATACTCCTTTATTTTATGAAGCTGAAACAAAAAATTAATACCAAAAAACGAGATAATAATGGCGAATGAAAGAGATATCACCTTAGTCTGTATAGTTTTGAATTTAAACATTATTCACCATCCTTTATGTATTTATCAAAACTTTTTGGAAGTGATATTTTTTTATTTTGCAACCTTGCTTTTGAAAACTCAATTTTTATATGCCCTCTATACCAATAAAAAGCTCCAACTGCATTTTTATTGGACGTATATACTACATGTGATGTTGTAAAAAGCAGTAAATTTTCACTGTTTTTAGGAACTTCTTCAAATGAATCAACTAAAATAATATCAGCACTCTCAATCTCGCTGCTTAAAGATAGATTTGGAGCATTAGCAATAACTACTTTATACTCATAATTACTTGTATAAACAATAACATTCTCTTTTGGCACCATAGCATGAAATATTTTATCAAATATCTTAGAGGCAGTAGCAGTATCAAAAGCAGATAGCTCAAGTGCTAAAAGTACAAACAGAATTAATTTCATTTAAAACATATACTCCATACTGATAAAAAACCGTTGTTCAACGGGGGATATATTTATAGGTTCTTCTGCTAAAAATGTGTTTGGATCAACTCTATAATAACTATCTTCATAACCCCTATTAAAAATATTTTCACCTTTTAAAGAAAGAATTACGTCATTCGTATAACGATATTTTACACCTGCACTGTAATCATAATAAGATTTATTATTTATATTGTTTCTATTGTAAACCAACTCATTAAAAATATCAAACTTTCCAACTCTATTTAGTGAGCGGACAAAAGCAGCAATAGATTTGTTATTAAAATTTCTTATATCTGCATATGAAACATTTGAGACAAGTTTATTGTCTATGTCAAAATTATAAGTATATTCCAAAAATGTAGATATGTTTTTTACATCATTTTTACTGTTTGTAAAAGCTCCTGATGGGTTAACTGCAAGATTATTTTTTGCAAATGGGAGTTGCTGAAATAAGTTTTTGGTAACACCGTAGGTAGCTACAAACTCTATTTCGTTTTTTCCGTCAATATACTTTATCTCCTCACTAATCGCATTTAAGACTTGATTATCAAGTGGTCGTTCAGTCCATGGAAAATCTACATATATATAAGGCTCAACTAATGACTCAACTCTATATGCAAAAGATTTAAAAACAAATTTTTCATAAATATATGTGTGACTTAAACGAAATTGAAAAAGATCTTCATTTTTAATCCCTCCGTTATTATCTACAATAGCATATTGGGTAGCTGCGCTTATTATATTATTATCGGAGATGCTATATCTCTCTTCTAAGAAAATAGTACTAATAGATTGTCTACTATAATCATCCTTGGAACTTAAAACACCATCAACTTTAGCTTCTACCATCTCAAAACTTTTATTACGAAACTTTGCTCCGGCAATTAAGCGATTATAATCTGATTCATTTGTATACTTTATCTCTGCAGTAAAAACACCCTCTTCTCTATCAAAATCAAGATCTGGAGAGTAAGGTGACTCATCAAAACCGGCAGCTGCAGCTTCTTTATTCTCTCCGGAGATATGCGTGAATTGATTATTTACAGAAATAAATATATTTTTAAAATATGTTGTCTCATAACCTATATTTAAATAGTCATAATGACCTGTTGAGACCTCATAGGTAGCTGTGGGACTTCTCGCTATAGAGGTATCAAGATTTGATGTTCCTGCCATAACTTGGAGTTTATTGTAGTTAGTATATATTGAACCAAAAAATGAATTACTCTCAGAATCACGCTTTATTGGAATATTATGACTTGAATACTCCTTTTTTTTGTCATCACTTCTAGATACATATGTAACATAAGAGTAGTCCTTCAGCTCATCTGCATAATATGCAGATTGTTGATTGAATCCACGATTTCCATAGTTTAGATTTAACTTCCCGCCTCTGTCACGCTCAGGAGTTTTTGAATAGAGTTTAATTAGTATATATGTTGGCTCAGTAGAGAATTCATAAGATGGTGAGCGTGTATATATCTCAACATGGTCAATACTATCTAGGTTAATATTGTTAGAAGCTGTAATACCGCTTCCAAATGTTGATGATACAAGTTCTTGATTATCAATATATAAACGTATACTACTGCTTGAGAAAAATGCCGAAGAACCCTTGTTGAACATATCAGAAATTCCGCCGCGACTCTCTTTGTATCTTACAATGGGGTGTGATTTTAATAAATCTTTTAGACTATGAGCCTGCATAATATCTAAATCTTTTCTTGTGAAGATAGTAACTGCTCCACCACTTTCAAGTTTTGTCTGTTGAGAAAGGTCACTATTGTGTGTGTAAGTTCCTAACAAGTCGTCCAGCTCTTCAGTGTGTAGTAATCCTATGGCTAATAATAATAAAAATATTAATTTCATTCTTCACCTTGTATTTTTTATATAATTTTAACATAAGAATCTTCAAAATAATTTTTATAATAAATTAAAACATTATATTGTACAATGACTAAATAAAAAAAAGCCAAACTTATTGTGAAGTAAGGACGGAAAGTTACGAATCTTTTTACTAAAAGATGGTCGGATTGCAGATACTTCTTCTATTTAATTTAGCAGTTGTTTACTTCATACATTAAGTTACTATTGGAATAAAATGAAGAATATAGCTTCAGAATTAAAAATCTATCTAAAAACAAATTTACCTAAACCCTCTATTGATTTTAAGTGGGGTGATTTTGAGAATGAAAATTTTTTCTCATATCTAAATAAAAACTATCCAAGCGACTATTTTTCAAACAGCGAAAATCAATTGGAGATTAAACATGCATTTAAAGAGTACTTTGAGCCTATTGGATACCCATTAGTAAAGCTCTCAGAAAATACAATACGTATAAAAGTGTTCGAGTACAAAACAGAGCCAAAAAATAGTTTAAACTTAGATTCTATTATTGATATTATTGAGGAAAACGAGGAGCTAATCGAATATGATTACAAAGGCAAAGATGATTTAATTGCTATCCCAGAAGATGTAAAAGACAAAATAATATATTTTGTAAACAACATTAAGAATGAAGAGATAAATAAAAAAGAGTTGATTAAATTTGCTGTAAGAGAAGCTTTTGAACTTGAAGAGAGTGATATTGTAATTATTAGAAGTAATCAAATAATTATAAAACTATTAGACGGATTTCTTGTAGAAGAAGTTGCTGACAATCAAAAAAATACTATTGCAGCAAGATATAATGGCATAGATGAGGCTAAACTCAAATCATTTAATGATGAAATTTTTTCACAACAAGATAATGAAGATTTTTTTTATTTTGCTGCTGAAGAGTTTGTTGATACATATTTTTTATCTAAGAACATAGATAATATAATTTACGAAAAAAATGCATTTTCATTGATTCAAACAATTATAATGGAGCAGTTAACTGACTCATATGATAATCAAAATGAGTTTTTCAAAGGGTTTGCAGGCTATCTGTTTAGAATACATTTCAAAGAAGTATTTGGTTATATAGCAGATATTATACTAGAAGAAGTTGGTTCATCAAATAAGTATATGATAGATTTTTTAAAATATTATTCTTTGGATGTTGTTGTTCTTGATGGAAACAAATACACTGTTCCACGCATAGAAGCGGAAAATGGGATGAGATGGAATATTACGTCAATAATGTCTATAGTAAGGATTTATATTAAAGCAAAAATATCCATAGAGAATATACATGAAACGATTGATAATTTAAATAATGATATCTCTAAGTTTTATATTGGTGGAATTTCCCCTGTAGAATATAACAGCAGATTAAAAAAAGAGATAGAAAATTTATCTCAAAATATTAACTCTGACACGAAAAAATTTAATTTATACACAGAGACTTTAAGTTCATCAAAAGATGAAAATGAGAAAAAAGTATTAAAAAATGAAATAATCTCACTTAAAAGTTATTTATTACATCTAAAAGAAAAGCAATCTATTCTCTCTTCTAAGTTTGCTGATTCAAGCACAATAACTGAGTATACAGATATAAAAAGAGAAATTGATTCTTTAAAAAGACAAGAGAATAGAGATAAGAAAATTATAGATCAAAATCAAGATTCATATTTGTCAATTAAAAATGCACTTATAAAAGCATTAACATCAAAGAAGACACTATTAGGTAGAGTTGAATAGCTGGATTTTGCTTTACAATCACACTATATATTAAGCGGTTAGAGTGTACAATTTCATTCCTATGCAAACTCCTTTTTTGGATGTAAGCGGGCGA
The sequence above is drawn from the Candidatus Sulfurimonas baltica genome and encodes:
- a CDS encoding LptF/LptG family permease, whose translation is MHELKKYIRDSLSVIFLSIFIPLFAIASVVFLIKLATYTAVIQLSIWEMTKLFFFIIPELLFYSLPISFFIAATLTLFKLSNDNEIVVLFALGIEPKFILKTLLKPAAMLCIILLFNFFVLFPHAKVLSKNFISYKTSEAKFNLSASEFGHKFGEWLLYIGSDNGDESYSDVILFNKKQNEEVLIGAKKAEIINDSGILRLKLSDGEGYSYSKDKFTQIDFQTMFINDTMKTNVLDYKKPVEYWLQSGAGYKKIFIINILLSLFPLISLFLVASIGIVHVRHQKGKIYLYLFLGILVYDVLAFGLQGKFSYYTIPLFITAWLAATYFIYRKTIVAKF
- the truA gene encoding tRNA pseudouridine(38-40) synthase TruA produces the protein MRCALTIAYDGTNFLGSQTQKSSPNTILGNLEHVLHKLHVDSKIIASGRTDRGVHATGQVCHVDLPEFWNDLVKLKKVLNEMLPNSIVIKHIKEVESEFHARYSAKKRVYRYLIKQGDSNPFEGNYVTFVDSIDFNSVEKNIKLFRGEFDFKYFMKTGSDVNSTCRTIYRAFAYKHKGYIVLHFEGNGFLRSQIRLIVGALLTLDADKIIQKLQCVENHKLKPAKCNGLYLAKIKY
- a CDS encoding ElyC/SanA/YdcF family protein produces the protein MEFGFFLKKFITFFVEPFGMILIAFAIGFYFLFNAKYRVAKVFLGFALGLLLLFSYHPFSNFLVKNLENQYPKYWYKEKIKYIHVLGSGHNTDESQPLSSQVASKRVLEGVIIHLQTPNSKLIFTGYEGDTNVSNAQMNASLALALGVKSENIIVNPKPKDTKEEAIFTKSLIGDEAFVLVTSASHMPRSVKLFKSLGLNPIAAPTDFHKRDVNLYFTPPDIDNLYDSKIAMHEYFGILWSMLKK
- a CDS encoding alpha/beta hydrolase — encoded protein: MIYTLFLLFTFGVLAFVFYHWQYFMVFSPTYYREEELDDDFEILSIKTDDGVELEGVVYEPKSLYRKLPSINSTLLFFAGRSHDSVGLIKRLSLLFPHVRIITFNYRSYGKSGGVVNEKNLLDDSLKVAQIVKKNYGDFYVLGFSIGSLVAAYVASKMSVAGLFMVGPFDSIALLVKEKYGFNMPWILRYKFDKTKLVSKIDAKTYVFASKDDEITYIKNTRNLKQYVKNLVLYKEYEGLSHKELLWHEEVSKHINEVLE
- a CDS encoding sensor histidine kinase; its protein translation is MFKFKTIQTKVISLSFAIIISFFGINFLFQLHKIKEYAFEVIQSSNSIVNDLLVEHTSAYVYNQDKVNIQLSIDSINSDYINSVYILDKDGVILAKNKSSNIVHEVHPRFEALLKEEEKSIKNTEEYIVLNTFSVLDVPIGYMIVEANLDAYYDYVKRETTEFIIEGLLLIGIFFIISYFVAKSIVLPIEDIVRKLQDTKDDDFLIFPTQDQKEFQYLGVNIANKHNKLLESKSNLNTIFNMTTDGIAVIDKNTNFLFVNRALSEITGYSKNRLLEISFLEFISADFKDEMVDNIKDVFYKGSHHNFQSSCIVNHDNIVDAIISMSLMPDRKTIMLVLKDVTQENQYKREKLEQERKFIEQTRMAQMGEMISMIAHQWRQPLSSISATSMNMMIKIQLGEYNLETKEGRDECENSFVGQLEKIEIYTQNLTTTINDFRNFYKPNKLPVLTSLKSVVEKSLKIIEGSLHNDNINIIYDYNFNEKIELYDSELMQVVLNIFKNAQDNFKEKGIEKPLIKITTKERSLIICDNGGGIPEEIMKNIFDPYFSTKDEKNGTGLGLYMSKTIVEDHHKGSLHVDNQEAVEGEGIGACFTIKLNLSSQSMEG
- a CDS encoding TonB-dependent receptor plug domain-containing protein, with amino-acid sequence MKLIFLLLLAIGLLHTEELDDLLGTYTHNSDLSQQTKLESGGAVTIFTRKDLDIMQAHSLKDLLKSHPIVRYKESRGGISDMFNKGSSAFFSSSSIRLYIDNQELVSSTFGSGITASNNINLDSIDHVEIYTRSPSYEFSTEPTYILIKLYSKTPERDRGGKLNLNYGNRGFNQQSAYYADELKDYSYVTYVSRSDDKKKEYSSHNIPIKRDSESNSFFGSIYTNYNKLQVMAGTSNLDTSIARSPTATYEVSTGHYDYLNIGYETTYFKNIFISVNNQFTHISGENKEAAAAGFDESPYSPDLDFDREEGVFTAEIKYTNESDYNRLIAGAKFRNKSFEMVEAKVDGVLSSKDDYSRQSISTIFLEERYSISDNNIISAATQYAIVDNNGGIKNEDLFQFRLSHTYIYEKFVFKSFAYRVESLVEPYIYVDFPWTERPLDNQVLNAISEEIKYIDGKNEIEFVATYGVTKNLFQQLPFAKNNLAVNPSGAFTNSKNDVKNISTFLEYTYNFDIDNKLVSNVSYADIRNFNNKSIAAFVRSLNRVGKFDIFNELVYNRNNINNKSYYDYSAGVKYRYTNDVILSLKGENIFNRGYEDSYYRVDPNTFLAEEPINISPVEQRFFISMEYMF